The following coding sequences lie in one Silene latifolia isolate original U9 population chromosome 5, ASM4854445v1, whole genome shotgun sequence genomic window:
- the LOC141657592 gene encoding uncharacterized protein LOC141657592 → MPLTNLFVDVLGVVTISLVVLLVLIGLLCIIYTLYFCARIRSSAYAQLGYFNGPWVVRIIFILFGIFWGAGEVFRLKFFRQDGKVFRSLGQGWQDDICKIYILTNLGFTEPCLFLIMAFLLRASLKWRESGLLNPKWNFRTISYVLLYCFPIFVLNLIVVMVAPKLIGKGKLLKVTVLFAQTYMSTTLSGRRVITCTYPLLSTILHGLFAAVLTTYLLLLMRRMAKSVINKGLQKRVYILMSLVSSFLPLRVLLLGLSVLTRPQHFLFEVLVFCGFLVLLSCIVVGILILVYLPVADSLALNLDRGLRDLEAGGRGSLYASGEDITDSSSLIADNQSHLGRDSDASTKGGSISFRTIIKDEGTSTSVNEEEKSSFPQGFRRLSASSQLPS, encoded by the coding sequence ATGCCCCTGACCAATCTATTCGTCGATGTGCTCGGTGTGGTGACAATCTCTTTGGTGGTTCTCTTGGTACTTATTGGCCTATTATGCATAATTTACACGCTGTATTTCTGTGCTCGTATTCGAAGTTCAGCCTACGCTCAACTTGGTTACTTTAACGGGCCTTGGGTTGTTCGAATCATTTTCATCTTGTTTGGAATATTTTGGGGTGCTGGTGAGGTGTTCAGATTAAAGTTTTTTAGGCAGGACGGTAAAGTGTTTCGATCCTTAGGTCAAGGATGGCAGGACGACATTTGCAAGATATACATCCTAACAAATCTGGGGTTCACAGAACCATGCTTGTTCCTCATCATGGCCTTTCTCTTACGTGCATCCCTGAAATGGCGGGAATCCGGGCTATTAAACCCCAAATGGAACTTCAGGACAATCAGCTACGTCTTGCTTTATTGCTTCCCCATTTTCGTGTTGAATcttattgttgtgatggtggCCCCTAAATTAATCGGGAAGGGTAAATTGTTGAAAGTAACAGTTCTATTTGCTCAAACATATATGTCAACAACTTTATCAGGTCGGCGCGTGATTACTTGCACATACCCTTTGTTGAGTACAATACTTCATGGACTCTTCGCTGCTGTTTTAACTACTTACCTGTTGTTACTTATGAGGCGGATGGCCAAGTCAGTCATCAACAAAGGGTTGCAGAAAAGAGTTTACATATTGATGTCCCTTGTTTCCAGTTTCCTCCCTTTGAGGGTTCTTTTGCTGGGACTATCAGTTTTGACGAGGCCGCAGCATTTTCTTTTTGAAGTTCTTGTCTTTTGTGGTTTTCTTGTGCTTTTATCTTGTATTGTGGTGGGCATTCTTATACTTGTTTACTTACCGGTTGCTGATTCACTAGCCCTCAATCTGGATCGAGGGTTGCGAGATCTAGAGGCTGGTGGTCGGGGAAGTTTATATGCATCCGGTGAGGACATTACTGATTCTAGCTCTCTAATTGCTGACAACCAAAGCCATCTGGGGAGAGACTCGGATGCCTCGACTAAAGGGGGTTCTATTTCTTTCCGAACTATCATCAAAGATGAAGGCACTTCAACAAGCGTAAATGAGGAGGAAAAAAGCAGTTTCCCACAGGGCTTCAGGCGGTTGTCAGCCTCATCCCAGCTGCCTTCGTAA